One Myotis daubentonii chromosome 3, mMyoDau2.1, whole genome shotgun sequence genomic window carries:
- the LOC132229573 gene encoding EGF-like and EMI domain-containing protein 1, translating into MDPCTGANGCAHICQSENGVARCACHPGYQLSEDKKACRDINECAEGLAHCGHRCVNSVGSFTCACHPGSELGADGKRCYRIELEIVNSCEKNNGGCSHHCEHALGGPHCSCNHGHRLDSDEKTCIDLDECESGEACCAQLCINYLGGYECSCKEGFQISSDGCGCDALDDDELEEGEEELEVVRFAGFLFKSPSRLLHYVAPSLPPTYQDEEDEDKVGKDIRGELALLPKVVCLDHTFGHDCSLSCEDCMNGGRCQEGKSGCSCPAGWGGILCNESE; encoded by the exons ATGGACCCCTGCACAGGTGCGAATGGATGTGCCCACATCTGTCAGAGTGAGAATGGAGTGGCCAGGTGTGCCTGTCATCCAGGGTACCAGCTGTCTGAAGACAAAAAGGCCTGCAGAG acaTAAATGAGTGTGCAGAAGGGCTTGCTCACTGTGGCCATCGCTGTGTGAACTCAGTGGGATCTTTCACTTGTGCCTGTCACCCTGGCTCTGAGCTGGGAGCTGATGGAAAACGGTGTTACA GGATTGAATTGGAAATTGTCAATAGCTGTGAAAAGAACAATGGTGGTTGTTCACATCACTGCGAACATGCACTTGGTGGTCCCCATTGTTCCTGTAACCATGGACACCGGCTTGATTCAGATGAGAAAACATGCATAG ACCTTGATGAGTGTGAGAGTGGAGAAGCCTGCTGTGCCCAGCTCTGCATCAACTATTTGGGAGGCTATGAATGCAGTTGTAAGGAAGGCTTTCAGATCAGTTCTGATGGTTGTGGGTGTGATG CTTTAGATGATGATGAGctagaggaaggagaagaggaattAGAAGTTGTGAGGTTCGCAGGCTTTCTGTTCAAGAGCCCGTCTAGACTGCTTCATTATGttgctccctctctgcctcccacctACCAAGATGAAGAAGATGAGGACAAAGTGGGAAAAGATATTCGAGGAGAACTAGCTCTATTGCCCAAAGTTG TCTGTTTAGATCACACCTTTGGACATGATTGCAGTTTGAGCTGTGAGGACTGTATGAACGGAGGCCGGTGCCAGGAGGGAAAGAGTGGGTGCTCCTGCCCAGCTGGCTGGGGTGGCATTCTTTGTAATGAAAGTGAGTGA